Proteins encoded together in one Mugil cephalus isolate CIBA_MC_2020 chromosome 16, CIBA_Mcephalus_1.1, whole genome shotgun sequence window:
- the chrm3b gene encoding muscarinic acetylcholine receptor M1, which produces MRADWQPYQEMMLLSENGWKQHNISNFSWQEANSTHSPINKTSILHADEFDPLGGHTVWQVIVIVFLTGSLSLITVVGNILVLVSFKINKALKTVNNYYLLSLAFADLTIGTLSMNLYTTYIIMDQWALGPLVCDLWLAIDYVASNASVMNLLVISFDRYFSVTRPLTYRAKRTTKRAMTMIGLAWSISFILWAPAILFWQYLVGERTVKPNECYIQFLSEPIITFCTAIAAFYLPVTIMAFLFWKIYQETEKRAKDVQGLKGSGSGNSPSKAQNQVNGSERPGEATTNSQKNLSAILHQMSELKHSSSEKNYEINNSRQNCDRFCFHISFFLPHHHVSKKLFNTSTTSVGKTEQCSCDSFDNSEGGVSREQSRTEVEAVPDSSNKSEKWSRSNPVTSPPSEFITMKDAAIDKRIVSKTKAEIIKRKNEKKANEKKAARTLSAILFAFITTWLPYNIMVLVNTFCQDCIPETLWALGYWLCYVNSTVNPMCYALCNKTFRTTFRDILMCQWNQRNNKPGFNQRQTVAFQKKDPK; this is translated from the exons ATGAGAGCAGATTG GCAGCCTTACCAGGAGATGATGCTATTATCTGAAAACGGATGGAAGCAGCATAATATTAGTAATTTTTCATGGCAGGAAGCAAACTCAACTCATTCACCAATAAACAAGACATCCATACTTCATGCAGATGAATTTGACCCATTAGGAGGACATACTGTCTGGCAG GTCATAGTAATTGTCTTCCTCACAGGATCACTTTCTCTCATCACTGTTGTTGGAAACATCCTTGTGCTGGTGTCTTTCAAGATAAATAAAGCACTGAAGACTGTGAATAACTACTACCTTCTCAGTCTGGCATTTGCTGACCTGACCATTGGCACACTTTCAATGAACCTGTACACCACCTATATAATAATGGACCAGTGGGCCCTTGGGCCACTGGTTTGTGACTTGTGGCTTGCAATAGACTATGTGGCCAGTAATGCCTCAGTTATGAACCTGCTTGTCATCAGCTTTGACAG ATATTTTTCTGTGACCAGACCATTGACATATCGGGCCAAACGTACAACCAAGCGGGCCATGACCATGATTGGATTAGCTTGGTCTATCTCTTTCATTCTGTGGGCTCCCGCCATACTGTTCTGGCAGTACCTTGTGGGTGAGCGGACAGTTAAGCCAAATGAGTGCTACATCCAGTTCTTGTCCGAGCCCATCATTACATTCTGCACTGCTATTGCTGCATTCTACCTGCCAGTGACTATCATGGCTTTCCTCTTTTGGAAAATCTAtcaggaaacagagaagagggCTAAAGATGTACAAGGTCTCAAGGGATCTGGATCAGGTAACAGCCCAAGCAAAGCTCAGAATCAAGTGAATGGCAGTGAAAGGCCTGGCGAAGCTACAACTAACAGTCAGAAGAATTTGTCAGCAATACTGCATCAGATGagtgaattaaaacattcaagTTCAGAAAAGAACTATGAAATTAATAACAGCAGACAGAATTGCGACAGATTTTGCTTCCatatatctttttttctgccacacCACCATGTCTCCAAGAAATTATTCAATACCTCAACAACTAGTGTAGGCAAGACAGAGCAATGCAGCTGTGACAGTTTTGACAATAGTGAAGGTGGTGTTTCTAGGGAACAATCGCGTACAGAGGTGGAAGCTGTCCCAGACTCATCAAA CAAAAGTGAAAAATGGTCAAGATCAAACCCTGtcacctctcctccctctgagtTCATTACCATGAAAGATGCAGCAATTGACAAACGCATTGTCTCTAAGACCAAGGCTGAGATCATCAAACGCAAGAAcgaaaaaaaggcaaatgaaaaaaaagctgcacggACACTTAGTGCCATCCTCTTTGCCTTCATTACAACATGGTTACCATACAATATTATGGTGTTGGTCAATACTTTTTGTCAGGACTGTATCCCTGAAACACTGTGGGCTCTGGGCTACTGGTTGTGTTATGTTAACAGCACAGTCAACCCAATGTGTTATGCCCTATGTAACAAGACCTTCCGGACAACTTTCAGGGATATTTTAATGTGTCAGTGgaatcaaagaaacaacaaacctgGTTTTAATCAGCGGCAAACTGTGGCATTTCAGAAGAAAGATCCGAAGTAG